In the genome of Solidesulfovibrio sp., one region contains:
- a CDS encoding DVU_1557 family redox protein yields the protein MSALRVPEAEVQGWKCAACGCELTYQEVSMQYLGGLFQVELLGCVKCCQVLVTEQLAQGKMHDVEQVLEDK from the coding sequence ATGAGTGCTCTACGAGTGCCGGAAGCAGAAGTTCAGGGCTGGAAATGCGCTGCCTGTGGCTGTGAACTTACTTACCAGGAGGTTTCCATGCAATATCTTGGAGGATTGTTTCAAGTCGAACTTCTTGGGTGTGTGAAATGCTGTCAAGTACTCGTTACCGAACAATTGGCTCAAGGCAAGATGCATGATGTTGAACAAGTACTTGAAGACAAATAG